Below is a window of Drosophila nasuta strain 15112-1781.00 chromosome X, ASM2355853v1, whole genome shotgun sequence DNA.
GTGAGTCAAGCAACAAGTGAATTCCTTAGTACTACTAACCACAATCCCTCTTGTGCTGCAGGAACACCTCATCCACTGTGGACAGGTGCTGGAGGAGTGTCCCAACAACTGTCATGTGTTCATACCACGTATTCGCATGCGTTCGCATCTCAAGGAATGTCCGCGCAACAAGCCGCCGGCGCCGCAGCAACGTTTAAGCGTCAGCATGGAACGATTGGATCAGCATGCCGATCATCGGGTCCAGGTGCTGGAACAGGATATTACGACTATACGTTCGGTGCTGAACGAGGAGATACGACAGCGTTTGCATTTGATCACCGATGTGGGCAACATACGCAAGCACAATCAGGTTGTCGAGGATTGGACACGCGACACCGATGAGAGCATCAATGAACTGCGGCGTCAGCTGGAGGAGGAGGGCGCACAGCGGGTCTTTGCCACCGAACAAAATCAAGTGGACACGCAATACTGTTGCAACGTCACACAGGTGAGCAGTGAGCTTCGATCATTGAGACAAGCTGTAACTACATATGTGCTTTGCAGTCCCTAAAGGATCAGGTCGAGCTGAAGCTGGACGATATGCAGCAGCACATCAATCAGTTGTCGGCAGACGTGAGCTACCATCAGAATCAACTCAACGATAACATCATCAAACTTGAGGAGCTTGTCTTTGAAAACGAGCGTTTAAATCGGTAAGCAACAGCAGTAAATGATCTCATTAAGTCAATACTCAAATCAAGCTCAAATAGTATAATTTTTGTGATTGTCTCATTGCTCTTTCAGGGACAAATTCGCGCAGATCGAGCAATTCCTGCAGGAGATCAATGAGGACGTAAAGACGAGATTGGGAACCAGCAGCGAATTTGCCACCTCCAAACAGGCGACACTCGATTACGAGGTGAAGAACGTCAAGAGTATGGTCTGCGAGACGGAAGAACGCATCGAGAAGCTGCAGGTGATCGTGCAGGATCTGGACAAATCACTGCATCAGACCATGCAGAATATATCCGATATTGAGAATCAGCTGGCGATGCAGCAGCGCATTGCaagtgtacaaaatatacgagGTAATTAtagctttaaatattatatatcgatGTAGTTGGGAAGCATTATCCGCTACACATAGAGGAGAATGTTCTTATATATTAGCtcacatataatatattcttcgTCAGTCCTCTGTCATCAGTCCTCTATCAGTCTGTTTGTCTGTATTTTAAACCGAGGGTTAATAAGGTCTCTTTCTCTGTTGGCTGTTCACATTCAGTTGCTGCAAAAAGTggtcaatttattaattaatagatGGTAAAAGAAATcagcaataatttaatttcaaactaTTTAAACTATTAAGAAAGactatttcaaatatattcgattttgaaattaatttttgttctttgtgcctccagcaaataaatgcaacaGACAGAATGAATCAtttccgaccccataaagtttCTTAATCCGAGACGACATTGCTTTGTACGCatctttttaatatatgagtatatcgatataccaaatatagtttttggtatatttttattattttcttgactgtatctttcttacttgcttttattaataaatttacataaatattctGTATGCAGGACATTTAATTTGGCGCATCAAGGACTACTCAAAGAAACTGGAGGAGGCCAAGCAATACGATACCATACTCCACAGCGCGATGTTCTCCAATAAAGCCTTCGGCTATGCCCTGCGCGTAAGTTTCccaaataaatggaaaaacCTGTTTAACTGCTATTTCTATGTTCCCATAGCTCGACATCTATTTGAATGGCAAAGGGACGTGGAAGGGACGCAATTTGATTGCCTGTTTGAATGTGTTATCCGGCGAATATGATCCACTGTTGAATTGGCCGTGTCGACTGCAGGCGGAGATCATAATACGGGATCAGAGCAGCATACCGCTGGAGGCGCAGGACTATGTGAAGACGATCTATGTGCGCAAAAAGAGCGATGACTACATCCAGAGCAATCAGTATTTTCATATACCGCACAAGGTGATCACCAGTCGCAACTATCTGCGCAACGATTCATTGTTTGTCGAGGTGCGAGTGTTAAAGTAAAAtcacacacagagagataCCACATAGAAGtttctcatttatttatttgcgatTTTATTCACAACAAATATTGACTAATTGAATTGCATAATGACGAACAATATAGTTTGATTTGGCATCTGTTTTTGTTACCTTTTTTTATGcccaacaacaccaaaaatgaaaacaaattatggTGGCGGCTAGTGAAAGGCGCGCTGTGAGCAcctttatttaaacaaaaaaaaaaatacaacatttaaaatacgaATTGACATTTAACATTTGACCGACACTGAGATTTCACATTTCACAATTGTAttcaacgacaacaacagagtGTGCAATATTCATTCATAATATGTGGTAAAAATACAagcattcaaaatgttttgtaGTAGCAAAGTTTTAAAAACATGTATGGCattgtattttgtaaattgagttgtatatactatatagtttttcttattattttttagaaaattgttTCCTCATCTTcttcaatatataataaatgcatttgcataatcTTTTAAAGTTTCGTTGCGGCACAACATTATAAGTTGTAGTTAGTTAATAGTATATCATTATTGTTCAccatgtttgtttgtttttaatatttttttgtattgtgcACTGGCATGTTTTATTCATACAATTCGAGACGAAATTGCATTCCTTATATAGTAGATAATAGTCATAAAAAATAGTTACGTCATAGTCAACATACATTATAGATCAATATACCACTAGACCAAAATAGTTGATGCATTAATGCAGAAAACAAAGagatttcttttctttttttttgtcaattttttttcctttttggtttGCTTCATTTTCCTCTGCTCCCGAATGGTCTTTTGTTGTTCCCTTAAGATGAGCGTTGTTCACCAATCAGCGCATACAAAGCGTGTTTGTAATGTCCAGAAGTATCGCCCTGCAAATTGAGAAACGAAAACCATTTGGTGAATAAccattaaaatacatttaactACAAACTTCAGAGTCGTTAAAATTTctaattgaaaaaagaaaaacatgaaTAAccactaaaatatattttactacaaacgttaaaataattgatatacttaatatttacaaCACTAAGTTATTTACCATCTAAAACCATGTTTTgcaatgaatataaaaatgcacaacaatgtgaaatatgcaatttaatttgtacattttagaAATTGTTAAAGTTGAAGTCAAAACTAAAGCTTACCTTAATCCAACTCTTCAGCGATTTGCCATACAAGCGCTCATAAGCGACCTTAATATCCGCCAAATCGatctataaaataaacattattatagTTAATAACTCCAATTATATGGTTGAAGTTGCAAATACCTCGCTGCGCGTGATGATGACACGAATCAGCTGCTTGTCATTGGTGCCGATGCCAGCCATTGATTTGTGCAAACGCGATGCAAAATACTCGATTTTATTTGTGACACACTTGTAGATGGCAATGAGGCCCTCCATAATGTCGCCGGAGAACTCCTTTTTGATGGCCTTCTCCAGTGAGTGGCCCGTCATGCTCTCGTACTCTTGGAATATCTACACGAGAAAGTGTCGAAGTGTCATATTACAATAATTGACTGTCTGACAAAGTTTAAGATGCTCACAAGTTTAAGCTGCTGATAGTTGCGCTCGCAGAGAATCATGTTGAACATGCTTTCATCGGTGCCGACACGCAGTTCACCCGCCTTGAGCAGCTCCCGGGCATCGTTTTTGGCCATTGCGGGATCGACACGTCCGCTCTCCTCTCGCGCCGCTGTGCACAACGATGTGAGCAGGCGCTTGAAGTTGCCCGACGTCTCCGATTTCAGTTCGGACTCCAAGTGTGCGccaaatactgcaaaatacatatttggcATGAATATATAAAACGAATTATAAACGGACTCGCCACAGCTTACAGCGCAAATATTGATTCTTGATGGTGTGGATCTCGACGTTGGAGAGCGTACAAAGGATTTCGATGAGGACCTCCTCGTCGGTGCCAATGCCAGCCATCGCATCGTTCAATTCGATGCAATAATAGTCGACAATGGGACGCAGCAGGCCAACGAGCAGCTTTTCAAAGTTGCCGCTCGTCTCCGACTTGATGTCCTCGATCAGATCCTTGCCGAAATGCGTCTTATACTGGCGCTGGATCTCCTGGCGCTGCTCGTTGTTGCGGCGACAGATGATCTCGATGAGCTTGTCCTCATCGGTGCCGAAACCCTTCATCGCCTTGCGCAAATCGTGGGCATCCTTCACCGGATCAAAGCCCTGAGCCGGCACCAATGTGGGAGTTCCCTGAAATAATAAGTTCCGCAATTAGTTTAGCATTCAATGACTATATAATCAGGTTATCAGGTGTTAGTACGTCTACTATGCGAAGCAGAGATAAGTAATATAGGTTGAAACAAAATACGGAATAACTTCCAAGtcataaaattctataaaattattaagtgAGATCTTAAAGCCACTCGAGTTTGTGATATTTGCATATGAATAGCGACAAGTCCATAAAAAATAATCGAGATACAATCGCGATCAGGTTGTTTTATGTGCGCATATATCAAACACACAATTGGGGGAATCGATAGATCaacataattacaataaattgcTATCATTTGTCCAGCTAGTTATATGGAGtacgtttcttttttttttttgtttctgtgtttttttgggCTTTGTTTTTTATAGACGAACCTCTTTGTGGGCTGTAAAGTGTTGATTGAGcgaccgctgctgctgcacatgCATCTGACCATACCCTTGCCCCTGTCCGTACCCCTGTCCATACCCCTGTGCCTGCCCCTGTCCAAAGCCGTAAGACTGACTCTGGCCATAAGACTGTTGGCCAGCATTGAAGCCATatggcgatgacgacgatgacgacgtgTAAGATTGAGTTTGACTGtaactttggctttggccacGATTTGGACTATGACCATATTGCACTtggtggtgctgctgctgctgttgttgttgttgttgttggtagtgATGATGGTGCGAGGtttgttggtggtggtgttgatgttgatgatggtgTTGGCTGTGGGGTGGATTATTGCTTGGGTATGGATACGGAGCTGATGTTGTGTTGGagccactgctgctgttgggatATGGCGCATGCATTGGATATGGAgctccgccgccgccgccgcttggatattgttgttgttgttgttgttgttggccgtaCGGCGGGGAATTGGATGGCATTGGGTATGGTGGATTTTGTGGCATCGGTGCGGTTACCCAACCAACGCCAAACGGCACCTTAGGTTGATCATTCGATTGCTGatattgtggttgttgttgttgttgttggtgttgagGCATTCCAGAACCCTATaagagtttaaaatatatacatacatcacGCCACAGATACTCAACCcacgcacaaaaaaaaaaacaaaaaaagaccAAAGCAACTTGAAAAGAACTCAacttgaaaaacaacaaaaaggaaaattgCGTAGCAAAAAGCGTGcagaatataatttattcattttgttttgtctagcgttagctctaaatatagtatatatgatatatatatatacgtgtCAGGGTCGTCTGTTCGtataattcaataattcaaataattgtttatgagatttatatgtaattaatacaataacaacaacaagaaaataagaagaataacaaatgtaaaatgcGCTACTTACGAATGGATACATATTGTTGATCAACTGCTTTTCGATGTGAGATATTACTAGATGTACGGGAGGAGGATTTCCGCTGAGATTCGAATATGTAAACTGCAGAGAAAAGAGAAAGTTATAGGTCGTTAAGGCCGCACGTCTTACGTCTTCTTCTTAGGGCGTAGTGTATTCGcacgttttattttgtttactttacaCGCAcctacacacactcacacacacacacacacacaccttcgCGCGACAACAAATAGCGTGCATTTTGTCAACCTGCA
It encodes the following:
- the LOC132795724 gene encoding TNF receptor-associated factor 3 — protein: MSLNGNSNNNSNIQSNNKSMTEDRRSSSQPKSTTIIKYEKSSCLFCNEWFDAQTFTEHLIHCGQVLEECPNNCHVFIPRIRMRSHLKECPRNKPPAPQQRLSVSMERLDQHADHRVQVLEQDITTIRSVLNEEIRQRLHLITDVGNIRKHNQVVEDWTRDTDESINELRRQLEEEGAQRVFATEQNQVDTQYCCNVTQSLKDQVELKLDDMQQHINQLSADVSYHQNQLNDNIIKLEELVFENERLNRDKFAQIEQFLQEINEDVKTRLGTSSEFATSKQATLDYEVKNVKSMVCETEERIEKLQVIVQDLDKSLHQTMQNISDIENQLAMQQRIASVQNIRGHLIWRIKDYSKKLEEAKQYDTILHSAMFSNKAFGYALRLDIYLNGKGTWKGRNLIACLNVLSGEYDPLLNWPCRLQAEIIIRDQSSIPLEAQDYVKTIYVRKKSDDYIQSNQYFHIPHKVITSRNYLRNDSLFVEVRVLK
- the LOC132795723 gene encoding annexin B11 isoform X1, which produces MYPFGSGMPQHQQQQQQPQYQQSNDQPKVPFGVGWVTAPMPQNPPYPMPSNSPPYGQQQQQQQQYPSGGGGGAPYPMHAPYPNSSSGSNTTSAPYPYPSNNPPHSQHHHQHQHHHQQTSHHHHYQQQQQQQQQQHHQVQYGHSPNRGQSQSYSQTQSYTSSSSSSPYGFNAGQQSYGQSQSYGFGQGQAQGYGQGYGQGQGYGQMHVQQQRSLNQHFTAHKEGTPTLVPAQGFDPVKDAHDLRKAMKGFGTDEDKLIEIICRRNNEQRQEIQRQYKTHFGKDLIEDIKSETSGNFEKLLVGLLRPIVDYYCIELNDAMAGIGTDEEVLIEILCTLSNVEIHTIKNQYLRLFGAHLESELKSETSGNFKRLLTSLCTAAREESGRVDPAMAKNDARELLKAGELRVGTDESMFNMILCERNYQQLKLIFQEYESMTGHSLEKAIKKEFSGDIMEGLIAIYKCVTNKIEYFASRLHKSMAGIGTNDKQLIRVIITRSEIDLADIKVAYERLYGKSLKSWIKGDTSGHYKHALYALIGEQRSS
- the LOC132795723 gene encoding annexin B11 isoform X2, with amino-acid sequence MYPFGTPTLVPAQGFDPVKDAHDLRKAMKGFGTDEDKLIEIICRRNNEQRQEIQRQYKTHFGKDLIEDIKSETSGNFEKLLVGLLRPIVDYYCIELNDAMAGIGTDEEVLIEILCTLSNVEIHTIKNQYLRLFGAHLESELKSETSGNFKRLLTSLCTAAREESGRVDPAMAKNDARELLKAGELRVGTDESMFNMILCERNYQQLKLIFQEYESMTGHSLEKAIKKEFSGDIMEGLIAIYKCVTNKIEYFASRLHKSMAGIGTNDKQLIRVIITRSEIDLADIKVAYERLYGKSLKSWIKGDTSGHYKHALYALIGEQRSS